GGATGTTTTCCATGATCTGGCAAAAAATCTCGCCGTCGGAAAAATTCACGATGTCGGTCTTGGTCAGGCTGGTCTTGATCCCTTTCGCGATGCCGTCCGCCAGCGCGGGGTTCGACCGTCCCGCAATGATAATGGGATTGTTCGCCATACTGCCTTCCTTAGTTATACAAACGCCCGTTCATTCAGTGGTTGGGGTGGTAGGATTCGAACCTACGAATGCAGCTTCCAAAGAGCTGTGTCTTACCGCTTGACGACACCCCATCAAAACTTCCCGTACCGCCGGAAAAATCTTCCTCCAAAAGCTTTTAATGATAACAAATGGGACGGAGTTGTCCAACAAAAAAATCGTCCGCCGGATAATGTTCCGTCCGCGCGCCCGGATGGAAGTGCTTGAATATCAAGCGCGCCGGTCAATCGGCGGCGGAAATGGATTATGAAACGGGAGAATGCTTTAAACATCCTCCCATTAAGCGCTATTAGAAAAACGGATTACTTGGCGGCGGGCGCGGCGGCCGGTATCTTGCGGGCGGCCGGTTTCACCACTTTGCCGCTGCGGATACAGCGGGTGCAGGCGCGTATCTTGCGCACCGTGCCGTTGATAACCGCGCGGACGGGTTGCAGATTCGGGTTGTAGCGCCGGCTCGTCACGTTGTGCGCGTGCGAGATGTTGCTGCCGTACACCGGCTTTTTGCCGCAGATTTCACATTCCATAGCCATGGCTTCGTCTCCTCAGTTACTCAAATATGGGAAAGAAGAAATTCTACACGCAACCGCCCCGCATTGTAAAGCACTTTTGAACGCCGGTTTTTTTTCGGGGGGGGGGGGTGAATTGCGGGCCGTATTCACCGTTCGCCGGGGCGGGCGGAATGACCTATGAAGAGGTCATGGCCGAATATGACCTTGCCAAAGAGGACATCCTGGCTGTCCTGAAATACGCCGCGCATCACCTTGCCGACGAGGAAATAAAGGCCGTTGGATAAACCGCTCCGGTTTCTCGTGGACGAGGACATGCCGCGTTCCACCCGCCATGCATTATCGGAATCCGGCTGAACCCCGGAGGCCAACTCAAACAGAAGCCGCTTGCGGCTCCTTTGCAAGTTCATCGCGGCGGAACGAGCAGAGTACGGTGTTCCCCTCCTTGTTCCAGAAAAGGCGCACCCCCAGCGATTTGAGGATCAACAGCCCCCGGCCGGAAACGGCGAGGACGTCCTCTTCGTTCATCGGGGAGTAGTGGGCCATATTGTAATCGAACCCCCTGCCATCGTCATGCACGCCAACAACAACGCTGCGCGCGTTTATGCAAACGCTCACCTGAATCAGCCTGCCGGTGGCGCGCCATCGCCGTTCGATGTCCACCAGATAGCGCTCCTGCATTTCCTCAATCCGGCGCTGTTTGGTTTTTTTATCCATCCCCAGCAGCCCGTGCTCCACCGCGTTCATGCAGGCCTCGTGCATGGTAAGGGTGAGGAGATACCCTAACCGGGAAATGTACGGCAGCCACGCGGGCAATTTGCGCGCCTTGGCGATGATTTTTTCGGAAAGGCCGTCGATTTCCCCGATGGCGGAGAGGGAAAATATCTCATTTTCAGCGCAGGTGTTTTGGCATATCTCGTGTTCAACGCAGACATCGTCTTGCAGGAGCTGGCCGCTCCTGTGCTTGTCAATGCAATTCATCGAGACCGGCATCCGGTATAACCCCTCTCCCCAAACAACGGCGGCTGAGCGACTTATGATATTTCTTGCAAACATTTTATATCCCATTTAAAAAAAGCGCAATAACCCAAAGCGGCAGCGCATTGCCTCATATTCCATGTAACCGAAAGGAACGTGGAAAATGGGGAAAGTATCGCGGAAAGAATATCTTGCGGCGATCCGGGAGCGGTACCGCACGGCGGGGCGGAGAGGGAAGGGCCGGATACTGTCGGAATTTTGCGTCAATTGCGCGTACAACCGCAAATACGCGATCCGCATTCTTTCGGCAAAGTCCAAACCCGCCCGGAAGAAAAGCGGCCCCCGGCCGGTGTTCGGCGCGGCGGTTGTCCGGCATTTAAAGGCGTTGTGGCTGGCCACCGACCAATGGCGTCCCCCGCCGGTAAAGGCAACGGCGATGCTCAACAATCCAACAGGCTGTCAATGCCCGCATAGCCAAAAGGCC
This is a stretch of genomic DNA from Nitrospinota bacterium. It encodes these proteins:
- a CDS encoding 50S ribosomal protein L28, producing MAMECEICGKKPVYGSNISHAHNVTSRRYNPNLQPVRAVINGTVRKIRACTRCIRSGKVVKPAARKIPAAAPAAK
- a CDS encoding ATP-binding protein; the protein is MNCIDKHRSGQLLQDDVCVEHEICQNTCAENEIFSLSAIGEIDGLSEKIIAKARKLPAWLPYISRLGYLLTLTMHEACMNAVEHGLLGMDKKTKQRRIEEMQERYLVDIERRWRATGRLIQVSVCINARSVVVGVHDDGRGFDYNMAHYSPMNEEDVLAVSGRGLLILKSLGVRLFWNKEGNTVLCSFRRDELAKEPQAASV